The Candidatus Hydrogenedentota bacterium DNA window CGAACGCTACCCACATTTCGAGACTGGTCGCGTCGTATACGGCATTGAGCACGCTTGCGCCGTGGGTGGCCACGTTACGCGACAGGGTGATCATTTTCGTGCTGTCGTATGTGCCGTAATTGTTGGTCAGATGCTCGTGCGCGATAGGGTCGCGCGACTCCGCGTGGTACACCACGTCATCAAAGGTGCTCAGGCCTTCGCCCCGCACCGGGTCGTTCGGGTCCGCATCGGTGTAGATGATCAAATCGTTCGGCGGCGTGTCGGGCGCATGAGCCTTGATTTTCACCGCGCGCCGCTCGTTCCTTCCGTCGCCGAAAACATAATGGTACCGCTTAATGCGTTCCGTGCCCGCCAGAATGTCCACTGCTTCGGTAAGGTTGTCGGCGTCGTAAAGGACCTTGCGCAGGAGGGTGGCGAAATGCTCGCCGTTCAGATTGTAAGGCGCTTCGCTCGACGGGCTGTCGCCCACTTCCGACAATGCGATGCCTTTCGCGTTGATGCCCGTGATGCAGCCCAGCATCCCCGCAAAACCTACGTTGGCGTGCGGAATGCCGTCCGTGGGATGGTAAACCACTATCCAGGGATTGTCCTGCGCGCCGGATTCCAGTTCCCAATCCAGGTTCCGGATCTGGTAGAGATGCTCGTCTGCCGATGCCTTGCCCCACACCGCGATAGCGCTGCATGAGTACGATTCAATGACGGGAATCATGTGGATGCGGACCAGTCTCTGATACCGCCCGGAGTAGCCGCGATTGGCCAGTCCATCTGCCACGCCTTGAAGTTCATCCAGGAATTGCTGATCGATGAAAGGCGAGACCTTCTGCCATGCGTCGTCAAGCGCGGCGGTGTCGATCCCCACGGCCTCGGCAAACGTCTCGTAACTGGTCATATTCGCCACGATCTCATCGGCCATGAGTTCGCCCAGGCTGCGTCCCATCTCCGTTGCCGTGCCTCCGACCACGACGACGGTGATAGCGTCAGCGCCCGTGCCAACAACGGTACGATAGGGAGTAAACGCCTTGGTTTGGGCCGCCTTGCTCATGGTGCTGCGGTCGATGGTGACGGTAATGATATCCGGGTCCTCCGATGCGATCACCGAACCGCTGGCGGGCTCAATGCTGATCCACGGGTCGCCCGGCGCGGTGATGGAATATACCGCTACGCTGCCCGCCTGGCCGGGGTTCGACACGCCGAACGTGCGCTGGGTATCGGTGCCGCCAAAGTCAAGCAGCCGGGTGGATACGGCTAACGAGGGTGCGGCAACCTGCACCACGACCGACACGGTCTGGGGCGTCAGCTCAGGGGCCGTCACGGTGATCTGTCCCTGGTACGTCTGGCCCACCTCCAGGCCGCCCCGGTCGATGACCACCTGAATCTCTTGTTCGTCGTCGATACCCGTCGATACGCCGCTTGTTGGCGTAACCAATAACCAATCGGAATCGGTCGAGACGGCGAAATCGAGCACGCTTCCCGCTTCCCCTGCGTTATACACGCGCAAAGACCACTCCGTCTCGGCGGTCCCGAAATTATGGCTTGTGCTGGACAAACCGATGGCGGCAAGCGGGTCACGCGCGCTTATCGCTATGGTTCTCGTATCGCCCTTCTCTGATGTAACGGTGATCGTTCCCGAATACACGGCTTTTCCGAGAAGACTTCTATCGAGAGTCACCTGAATGGTTTGACGGTCATCGCTGCCGGTGCTGGCGCCGGACGTCGGAGACAGCGAAACCCAGGGTACGTCGGCCGACAGGGTATACGCGAGACTGGTGCCCCGGCTGCCTGCGTTCCAGACATCAAACGACCACGAGGTCTCTTCGGCGCCGAAGTCGTGCGAAGTCTCTGAAACTCCGATCGTGCTCAGACCCACGGAGGCGCGCACCGCAAACGTCTTCGACTCGAGGCCCGGTGAGGATACGGTAACGATTCCCGAGTACGTCCCGCTATCGAATTTCGTGCGGTCAATAGAGACAAGAATTTCGGTCTCGCTATTGCTGGTTGAAGCAGTACCGTTGATTGGGTTTACGCTGATCCACGGCTGGTCGGCTGAGCACGTGAACCGGGCGCTCGAACTGCCGCCTGTGACCCACACAAAAAAGGAAAACTCCGATTCCATTGTCCCGTAATCATGCGAAGAATGGGAAAGGCGGAGTTCGGTTGTTCGACTGGGGCATCCAACTGTCAGAACACCCATCAGCACTACGCCCAAGAGCAAAGAAATTCGATATGTGCCCCGCACTGGCCTGTCCTCCTACGGCTTCGAAAGCGCGTCGCTCTCGGCCCGTTGCTTTGGCGTCCTGCCTGGCCGATATGCACCCATCCCAGAAGTCAAAGTCATCCAAGCTGATTTCACCGGAAGTCGTCCCCCAAGTATGGACAACTATCCCTGACAGACTGCAATAAACAGCCGTCTCCCTTGCACTTGTACTCTATCAGCAGACGGGTTTCATGTCAAGTAATTCTCCCGCTGGCGTCTCGGGTCCGGCTCTGTCAAGAAGAGCGCGGCCGGGTTTCCTAACACATTAGCCCGGAAGGAATTACAGAGGAAAGCCGTCTGCCGCCCGCCTCGGCAGCGTTCAAGATGAGCTTATACCAGATACTGGGAAACGTCCCTGGGCGCGGGACTCGCAAGACGCTCATGCGGCGTTGTTCTTGACCTATCGCGGGGCCCTTCGCGCGCGGGCTTCGGGTTTGTCGAGCCGTTCGCCGAGGAGTGGAGGGGAGGCACTATAGCATGCGTCGAGCTCGATAAAGGCGGCGCCTGTCCTGTTCCCTGCATACACTCCCTTGACCTGGTAGGCGACAGGCTCGCGAGTAAGGACGGCGACCGCAAGGCGGGTCCCCGGCTCGATGTCTTTCATATAGGCCGCGGCAAACGGGTCCCTCATGACCAGCCGGTCCCTGCCCGCCGGCACGCATGCCATGAGCGGGAAGGCTCGGGGGAAACCGTCGCCATCGCGGTATGCGGCAGCACGCACCGCCCCCATACGCAGGAACTTCTCGGCCACTTGAACGGGCATGCACGAGCGGTTGTCGTTGCGCGTGGCGAACAGTGCGATGGCCCGTGCGCGAAGGTAATCGCCCAGCACCCGATACTTGCTCATTGAAATCGGGGGCGATACATCGGCCACTTCAATCGCGCCGGCCGCGCGAACCCCCGTATACGCGTTGTAGCGGAGCAGGGGAAGCCTATTTACGAAATCCAGCCGTTCGCCCCGGGTTTCGAATCCGCGGAACCGGCCTTTGATGCTCCATCCCCGGAAGCTCTCGTCGATTACAGCAACGCCGACCGCGTCGCACGCGCACAGGTTAGCGCGCGACTTCCGCATGAGGAACTCGCCGAATACCAGCGTGCCGTCGTGATAGGGATGGATGGTGAGCACGGGCACGCAGTTGGGTTCGCCCGAATCATCGAGAGTGGCCAGGAATTTCGGGGTGAACCGGCCCTCCAATGCCGCGTAAACTTGCGAGTTCAGGGGTTCGGGCATTCGTACCTCGCCGTTGTTATAGCCGGTGTGCCTCGCGGGCGATGATCTCTTCCTGCATCTCGCGCCCGAGATTCGTGAAATAGGCGTTGTAGCCCGTCACACGCACGAGCAGGTTGCGGTAGGTCTCGGGGTCCTTCTGGGCTGCCCGGAGGGTATCGATATCGACCATGTTGACCTGCAGCGCCGACCCGCCCTGACGGCAATAGCCGCGCAAGAACGCCCCCAGCTTCGTCAGTTGCGCCTCGTCGCGCAGCAGCGAAGGCGACAGCGACATGGTGTGCGAGGACCCGTTCGGAATGACCTCGAGCCCGAGATGGCCCACGGAACACGCCGCGGCGGTGGGTCCCCGGCGGTCCATCCCCGGCACAGCAGCGACGCCGTTCGACAGGTACGTGCCGCGCCTGCGCCCGTCGGGTGTCGAAGCGGTGTTGGGCGCGTAGGCGATGCCGTAGTTCCACGAGAGGTAGCCGCCGCGGTACCGCTTGCCGGTGAGTGGCGTGCTCGATGCGGCCGCTTCTTCGGCCCACCAGCGGGTGATGTCGCGGGCCATGCGGTCCGCCTCGGGCTCGTCGTTCCCGTATTTGGGCGCGCGGTTCAAGAGGAGCTGCCGCAGAGGTTCGTCGTTATCGAAATCGGCCTCGAGCGCGGCGATCAAGTTGCCCATCGAGACGCGCTTTTCTTCAAAGACGAGACACTTTACCGCCGAAAGCGAATCGGCGGCCGTGGCGAGCGCGACGCCTTCCACCGTGATGAAATTGAACCGCGCGCCGCCGGACGTCACGTCCGTGCGATTCTCGATGCAGCCTCCTACCAAAGCCGAGAGATACGGCGTCGGAGCGTACTGGGCGCGGGCAGAGTCCGCCCGGTTCGTCAGGTCGATCAGGTGCTGGAGGCAGAACGACAACTGTTTGCGAAACGCCCGCTCGAATTCGTCCCAGGTTCCCATGGTGCGCGGATCGGGCGTTCGCGGGCCAAGCTGTTCGCCTGTTTTCTGGTCGCGTCCCTGGAACATCACGAGTTCGACCGGTTTGGCGAGATTGAGATTGACGTCGACCGTGCCCGAGCGGTCGTCGCCCTGGCGCGTATTCTCGAGGCAGCCCACGGGTGCATAGTTCCAGAGGTCTTCTTCGGGGAGCCCTCCCCAGCGCAGCCCGCGCATGGATGTTTCGTCGAAATTGAGCAGGAAAGGGGAGCCCTGCGCCTTGGCAACAAGCTGGCATACCCGTTTGAGCAGGGCATCGGGAGTGCCGTCGTGGATGCGGACGTTGGGCTTGGGTTCGAGGAGGTTCATCTCCTCGATGACATCGAGGCAGAGCCAGGTCAGGTCATTAGTCATGTCTTCGCCGTTGGGGCCGCAGCCCGACAACGTGACCAGTTGGCCGAACGACGACGTGATACCCTGATTGCGCCCGACGCGTCCCTGGAAATCATATGCGTAATTGGGCTTCACCCAGAAACACCGCAGCAGCTCGCGCGCCCAGTCGCGCGACATGCGACCCGAGGCAATATCGGCATCGTAATACGGGAACAAAAACTGGTCGAAACGCCCGAACGACGTCCCCGCGCCCGGATACGATTCGCAGGTCTGAATGAGCATGTGGGTGAACCACAGCGACTGCAGCGCTTCATGAAATGTCGATGCGGCGCGGCGCGGCACCTTGCGGCAAATCCGGGCGATTTCGTGCAATTCCCCGGCCCGCGTGGGGTCTGCGGTCACCGCCAGCCGCTCGGCTTCGTCCGCATACCGGTCGGACAACGCCAGCGCGCCGCGGCAGGCAATCGCAAAGGACTCGAGGGTGTACCGGCGCCCCGGGTCCTGTTCCCGGGCGATTTCAGCCTCGATCCCGGTGAGAATCCCTTCGAAACCCTGGCGCAACACCCGCGGATAATCGGGTATCAAGTGCCCCGGTACCGCGCCGCAGTTGCCGATGCCCAAATCGGACGCCCGGACCACTCCCCGGCGGAAAGACTCGAGTTTCTTGTCCAGCTTACGCGCCTCGCGTCTGGTCAAACACAAAGACAGGCCCGCGTTGAACTGTCCTCCCACAATCAGCTCGCCCTCAAGAATGTTGACCGGAAGATGGCGAGCCAGGACGTCATGGAAAAACGTGGCGACACGGATCGGAAGAGGCTTGTGCCAGAAATCGCCCGGGAGGGGTATCACGACCGCCGCGGCCAGCAGCGAATCCGCGTACGCGCGGATAAACGGCATTATCTCCGGCACGATGGTCCACCGCGACGCCATGAATACGCTGTCCCAGGGCGTGCCGGTGCTGAACGGCATCACTTCGTTGCGGAAGGACCGGGAATCGAACGAAAAGTACTCGTCGCGAAGCCGCTTCACCCTGTCCGACAAGTTCTCGGAGGGATTCCAGATCGGAAGCTGTTGGGCGGCAGCGACGGGGACGGGCATGGGGTCCGCGCCTCCTTGGTCATGGGCAACACAGGACACGTTCTGTCCCGATCGTACCTCAAACTTGACGAAACGTCAAAAACGGAGGCGTGCCGCGGAGATGAAACCCCTCCGAAAAAGCAGACAGCCCCCGGGTGTGCGCACCAAACCGGGGGGCTGCCCGAATCTCTTGCCTATTCCTCGATTCGCGCTGTCACGACGAAATAGAGGGCTTCGCCCGGCGTAAGGTTCTGTTTGGATGCCACGAACGGCTGTCCCGGCTGCAGGACGAGGATGCCCGCGCGCAAGCCGACGTTATACCGGTTTTGCCCGCCGGGCCTGGGCCGTACGGGCGGCGCAGGAACGGCCTGTGCCGCATCGCCCTCGGGCTCTGGCATGAACAGCTCCGCGCCTATCGTCATCTCGTCCGCCCGGACCACCTGCTTTTCCGGGGCGGTCTCGATGGTTGCGCGTTCAACCTGGAACTGGTACGTCGACGGTTGGGCGCCACCGAGGGGAATGAACCCATTTCCTTGAACGCTGCTGCCGTCCCGGGTGCGCATCAGGATACGGTCCATGAGGAAGAGTTCCCCGGCGGGGAAATCCTTGCGTACCTGTTCGGCTGCGGCTGCGGCGTTCTCGGTCAGTGCCGCGCCCAATTCCTTGACGTTTGTGAGAATGTCAACAGTGAACACGATGTTTGCTGCCGACTCTCCATGTACGGGCCGATCGAGTTGGCGGATGAGCTCCTCGGCGCTTTTGACTACGCTGGGCCGGCCATAGAGGACGATGGTGTTCATGTCCTCGATGGGAATATGCGACAGGCTTCCTTCGAATACGCACAGGACGCGTTCGATGAGCTTGATGTCGCCCTGTTCAACGGTTACCAGACGCGCCTCGGTATCGTTTGCTACCGTGGGGATGGTGACGGGCGGTCTGTTTTCTTGTGCGCTGGCGGTGCCCGCGGCCGCCATACCCAGCAGCGCAATTAAGCCAAGAACAGGCACGACACGTGCATTACACAGGATCGCGGTTCGCATGGGTCTTCCCTCCGGTTTGCTCCCTTGACACCACAAGAACGCTGTACCAGCCTCCTTAGTTGACGAAGGCGGAAAGAGGAATATTCAGGTGATTTAATTTCGGGGACACAATACTCAATTGGGAATTCGCGCGCACTATCTGCCACAAGTGTCTTGACCATTCATGGTCATAATTGAGTATTGTGTCCCCGAAATTGCGAAATTGCGAACGCGTACAACCGGGCGTTTTGGAGGCGGAACTCGAGTCGCAGGGGTTTTGACACGATCTCGCTGAGGGGGCGTGTCCAGACTACGTTGGCATCGAGGGCGTCGGACGCGATGGGTTCACACTCTGCAAACGTGAATCCGGGCAGTGGTTGGCCGTCTTCGCCCACGGCTTGCACGCGGATTTCGCCGGCTTGGGCATCCGCGTTGAGGGTGATGCGGTCTCCCTCGATTATTAGAAAAGGCGTTCTTACGAGTCCGGGCTCCGGCCCCGCTTCACGCGCGGCGTAACGGTCGCGCTTGATTTTGACCAGTCCGATTTGGCGCTCCTCGAAACGGTTCACCTTGTGTCCGCGGGCGTACCCGCCATAGTAAAGATAGACGTCGTCCCCCACGGGCACCTGTTCATCGATCCACGCGTGGGCGTGGTCCCATGCGCCTTTTTGGGGGTCGCGGTCGAAGAAATGCGTGGTATCACGGATCCAGGACTCGCCGTCGCGGGACCACGCCAGGCTTGTATATCCCACTCCGTAAGCATCGGGGGGATCGGGAGGATCGTCGGCCTTGAGATCGTCGCGAAGCACCTTCACCATGCCGATAAGGAGGTCACCTCGGCGCAGATAGCCGTCCATGGCGTAGAACTGGGTCTCGCCCGGTTCGAGGGAGTCGTCGGGAAGCAGTATATAGTGGGGAGTGGTCCAATCGACGAGGTTGGTGCTGAAACTGTGCATGGTGATGCGGCGGTTGCCGGACCAGGTGTCGCCTTCGCGGTAGGTCGATATGGTCGCGACATACCGCTCGAACTGCGGATCAAAGTATAGGCCGGTAATGTCGTGATTGTGGTATATGACAGGCCCGGTGCGAATGGGCGTCCACTCGAAGCCATCCGGCGATGCTGCAATCTGCAGGCCGCCGTCCATCCACCAGGAAACGGCGTAGCGCTGGCTGGCGACGGCGTACCCGGGCCCCCGGTCGACGACGCTGACGCCGAACTGGAT harbors:
- a CDS encoding C45 family autoproteolytic acyltransferase/hydrolase — protein: MESEFSFFVWVTGGSSSARFTCSADQPWISVNPINGTASTSNSETEILVSIDRTKFDSGTYSGIVTVSSPGLESKTFAVRASVGLSTIGVSETSHDFGAEETSWSFDVWNAGSRGTSLAYTLSADVPWVSLSPTSGASTGSDDRQTIQVTLDRSLLGKAVYSGTITVTSEKGDTRTIAISARDPLAAIGLSSTSHNFGTAETEWSLRVYNAGEAGSVLDFAVSTDSDWLLVTPTSGVSTGIDDEQEIQVVIDRGGLEVGQTYQGQITVTAPELTPQTVSVVVQVAAPSLAVSTRLLDFGGTDTQRTFGVSNPGQAGSVAVYSITAPGDPWISIEPASGSVIASEDPDIITVTIDRSTMSKAAQTKAFTPYRTVVGTGADAITVVVVGGTATEMGRSLGELMADEIVANMTSYETFAEAVGIDTAALDDAWQKVSPFIDQQFLDELQGVADGLANRGYSGRYQRLVRIHMIPVIESYSCSAIAVWGKASADEHLYQIRNLDWELESGAQDNPWIVVYHPTDGIPHANVGFAGMLGCITGINAKGIALSEVGDSPSSEAPYNLNGEHFATLLRKVLYDADNLTEAVDILAGTERIKRYHYVFGDGRNERRAVKIKAHAPDTPPNDLIIYTDADPNDPVRGEGLSTFDDVVYHAESRDPIAHEHLTNNYGTYDSTKMITLSRNVATHGASVLNAVYDATSLEMWVAFAEGPDSEAYTREYVYVDLHKYFELPTEAEGTIQVTTETGDRATILVRARQSEPAIGVSANSHDFGLNETTWNFDVWNAGDGGTTLNFTATADQPWISVTPSTGSSTGPANEANLKVTINRSMFEKTVIHEGSVTIKAASGQTQAVRIIAGYPEPLISVSPPQLDFGNDLEELTFFVWNGGDSSSSLTFTATASEEWISSVTPSSGTSTGPANKVEITVTVDRSLLAGIPGLAEGSIELTGTNAQGFSLPVKLTMAPPSPSFTAEPTSVGRDREVVFTDTTTAGSGEVVEWEWDFGDGSEPVIVTNPTSLPVQVTHA
- a CDS encoding pyridoxamine 5'-phosphate oxidase family protein gives rise to the protein MPEPLNSQVYAALEGRFTPKFLATLDDSGEPNCVPVLTIHPYHDGTLVFGEFLMRKSRANLCACDAVGVAVIDESFRGWSIKGRFRGFETRGERLDFVNRLPLLRYNAYTGVRAAGAIEVADVSPPISMSKYRVLGDYLRARAIALFATRNDNRSCMPVQVAEKFLRMGAVRAAAYRDGDGFPRAFPLMACVPAGRDRLVMRDPFAAAYMKDIEPGTRLAVAVLTREPVAYQVKGVYAGNRTGAAFIELDACYSASPPLLGERLDKPEARARRAPR
- a CDS encoding pyruvate formate lyase family protein; this translates as MPVPVAAAQQLPIWNPSENLSDRVKRLRDEYFSFDSRSFRNEVMPFSTGTPWDSVFMASRWTIVPEIMPFIRAYADSLLAAAVVIPLPGDFWHKPLPIRVATFFHDVLARHLPVNILEGELIVGGQFNAGLSLCLTRREARKLDKKLESFRRGVVRASDLGIGNCGAVPGHLIPDYPRVLRQGFEGILTGIEAEIAREQDPGRRYTLESFAIACRGALALSDRYADEAERLAVTADPTRAGELHEIARICRKVPRRAASTFHEALQSLWFTHMLIQTCESYPGAGTSFGRFDQFLFPYYDADIASGRMSRDWARELLRCFWVKPNYAYDFQGRVGRNQGITSSFGQLVTLSGCGPNGEDMTNDLTWLCLDVIEEMNLLEPKPNVRIHDGTPDALLKRVCQLVAKAQGSPFLLNFDETSMRGLRWGGLPEEDLWNYAPVGCLENTRQGDDRSGTVDVNLNLAKPVELVMFQGRDQKTGEQLGPRTPDPRTMGTWDEFERAFRKQLSFCLQHLIDLTNRADSARAQYAPTPYLSALVGGCIENRTDVTSGGARFNFITVEGVALATAADSLSAVKCLVFEEKRVSMGNLIAALEADFDNDEPLRQLLLNRAPKYGNDEPEADRMARDITRWWAEEAAASSTPLTGKRYRGGYLSWNYGIAYAPNTASTPDGRRRGTYLSNGVAAVPGMDRRGPTAAACSVGHLGLEVIPNGSSHTMSLSPSLLRDEAQLTKLGAFLRGYCRQGGSALQVNMVDIDTLRAAQKDPETYRNLLVRVTGYNAYFTNLGREMQEEIIAREAHRL
- a CDS encoding PA14 domain-containing protein; this translates as MSVLGLSMTVLAALLAAGENQSGTEPGLVWVFFNGSNLSRPGDRGVDPQVNLDTGTAINDYSRLWFGAVTAPIKGEVTFTAEADNGCRVWILNTRIIDGWAENSPRQGAFSFEDAGQSVPIRVEFFQNGGTAHMRLFWEWPGHDRELVPAAAFTHTAPDLEEAAALAGKPARSAENVPISHDYACRYVPGQQTPPTQPIHLAKGPHLFIDDYLIADSNNVQRVVNVPQRDSGIPNPIVTGKEDGCFQPYMTILQDPGTGRFRIWYGGRAGDSMGQSHINYMESTDGVHWERPMRTLRDPGPIQFGVSVVDRGPGYAVASQRYAVSWWMDGGLQIAASPDGFEWTPIRTGPVIYHNHDITGLYFDPQFERYVATISTYREGDTWSGNRRITMHSFSTNLVDWTTPHYILLPDDSLEPGETQFYAMDGYLRRGDLLIGMVKVLRDDLKADDPPDPPDAYGVGYTSLAWSRDGESWIRDTTHFFDRDPQKGAWDHAHAWIDEQVPVGDDVYLYYGGYARGHKVNRFEERQIGLVKIKRDRYAAREAGPEPGLVRTPFLIIEGDRITLNADAQAGEIRVQAVGEDGQPLPGFTFAECEPIASDALDANVVWTRPLSEIVSKPLRLEFRLQNARLYAFAISQFRGHNTQL